The stretch of DNA CGTTTAATGGCGCCGCATGGGACTTAATTCTCGTCATGGCATCATCTAGACCTTCCACAATCTTGTTTACACCTACCAGTATCACAACTTTTCTAGGTCCAAAAGCAATCCCGGCCACTCTGTTGCCAATCATATCTAGATTGATCAATTGCCCCTTTTCTGTTATCGCATTTGTACCTGTTAAGAAGAGATCGCAATGTAATGCTTTCTTCCGATTTTCAATTTGTTCTCTCCAACTTAATCCCTCATGAAAAGTATTAATTACCTTAATTTCTGGCATCAACTTTATTTTTTCCAAAATTTTGGTGGCATGGAGGGTCAGGGAATCACCCCAGGAAATCACCTTTGGGACAAGTGAATTAAAAATCTCTTCAAAAAAAACCTCCTCAGCTTCAAGGG from Desulfitibacter alkalitolerans DSM 16504 encodes:
- a CDS encoding lactate utilization protein, translating into MNCTIIPTQDKIVKTIDALKNNGFDVWFVQNTLEAEEVFFEEIFNSLVPKVISWGDSLTLHATKILEKIKLMPEIKVINTFHEGLSWREQIENRKKALHCDLFLTGTNAITEKGQLINLDMIGNRVAGIAFGPRKVVILVGVNKIVEGLDDAMTRIKSHAAPLNAKRHPELVVPCQKDGKCIDCNSPKRLCNIWTITEKSYPVGRITIVLINQSLGY